In Rhodoferax sediminis, the sequence AATGAGCCGCCCGCCTGCCGCGCGAGCGTTTCTTTTAATAGCACACCTGACACTAAGTGTCGGGTGGCTGGATTGGATTCGGCCGGCTGTAAGACGCCCTTCGACGCGGGCACGGATTGCAGCATGCGCTTCAATTCATAGTCGAACCGGCTCTCCCACTGAGACATGTGGGGAAGGCGCGTCGCATGGGCCCTTTGCTTGAGCGCGTGGATGCTGAACGACTCGGCTTCCAGGTTTGTGCGGAAATCCGAAGCCGCGAACACGTAACAAGCATTCCCGGTCACGCCGAACTCGATTACCAGCAACGGGCCGATTCGCATCACGAAAGCGTTGTTCTGACTATTGTTGTCAACGAGCACTCGGCCACGACCCGTCATGCGCTTGCGGAGTTCAATGAAGGGTTCACTTCGGTTTCGTTGAGCGTCAGTCCCGAGCACAAACCACATGTCCGTGATCTGTGGCTCCCACTTCAGCCAATAGTTAAGGCGCCTCAAGTCTGCGCCGCCGTCTTGAGCCAGCAACTCGAAGAAGTCCTTGATCAATCGGCGCTTGAGCCAGCCTTCGACCATCTGCCGCGCAGGTTCATATTTCACCTCGGCATCCCATGCGGTGCGTTTGAGCCATGGGTTGCCGATCCAGTGCAGGCTGCTGTCGCGCAGGTCTTGATGTTCCGACTTGTCGGCGCAGCGTGCATATCGCGCCACCGTCAATGCCGTCGCCCGAGTGGACAAGGCTTGCGCCAATTTCAGGTCTGACCGGCCATTCACAAGATCGAGCACGCCAGGAAAGCCCTTTTGGAATTGCCGATCCTCGTCTTTACAAACCATGCGCACATACGCCATCAGGGCGTCGTCCCAGACCCACGAGCTGCTTGCGATGCCAAGCCCGGCACACATCTCCTTCAGCTCGGTGGATCTGCCCTTCACGAGTCCGGTAGCGTAGCGACTGCAGGGATCATCCGTGAGCAAATTGCGATGTGCAACTAGTGTTGTCAGCCAGTCGGGTATTGAGCTACGCCTGGCGGCTGCACGCTTCATGGGGGCCAGCTTGTCATCGAGGAAGCTTCGCAGCGATTTCCAGTTGGCGCCGCCAGAGCCAGGCGTATCTGCATGACGGTCATACCCAAAATAGCCGCCCAGCAAGCCTTGATAACAGCGCCGGAACTGCTTGGGTTGCGCTTCGCGTTGCACCACCAACCCTATTAGCTTGTTGAACAGTGGTTTGCGGTCGATGACACGCCATTGACCCTCGCCGACAGGGACGGTCACGCCGTAACAGACATACTTAAGCTCAGTGAAGCTACTTACCTGCTGGGTCGATCCAAAGCGCCGCAGCGACGATTGCAGCAAATCTTCGCTCGGTGGTCCCGCATCGCCGGCACCCAGCTCACGTTTTAGGTCACGCAACGCCTCCGTCATCACCCGTGGGTTACCCCAGACCTGCGCATGGAAGGTCTGCTTCGGCTCCGCCGCCGCGAGCAGGCGGGCACGCAAGGCGTCTAGCGGTCGAAGATCGGGCATCGCTCTTTGGGGTCCAAGGCCTGTGCCAGTGCGGCTTCATCCACCGCGGGCGCGGGATGGGTTAATTCCTCACTGCGCTCCTGCCGAGTCTTGAATTCGAGCTTGAATTCGATGCGACGGCTGTCGTCCGCCGTCGAGCGCAGGGAGTTGAATGACGCGCCGCCCACGAAAAAGCGGGTAGCAATCAGCTTGCGGTCGGCTTCCGACAGCGCGGCTTCGCCGGTCGGGGGCTCGCGCAGCAACTCACACAGCACACGCTCGCTGCGTTCCAAGCTGAGGTTGAGGTTGAAAAGGTATTTGCCGGTCTGGCTTGCATAGCCCTCGACCACGGCTCGCTTGAACCAGTTGCGACCGGCCTCCGTGGTGCGCAGTTGTTCGAGCAGTTTGGGCGTGAACTCGCGCACCAGATTCCGTTGAGGTGGCGACAGTGTATTTTGGCCCTCCCTCTCAAATCGCCCACGCGGCCCAAAATCGATGGTTTTGTCGATGACCCTGACGCCGTCAAACTGGTCGGCGACGCGCTTCACCTCGGTCATGAGTGCGCTGATCTGCGCCCCGCGATCCTTCTCCTCACGCTCATCGTCGGAGGTTTTCTTGGTGACGGCCAGCAGCGCCACGCTCAGCGCCACCAGAAACAGGACCATCAAGGCCGACATCAAGTCGGAAAATGAAATCCAGAAGGGCTTTTCACCCTCTTCGCGACCACGCCGGGTCGCTCCCATTCGAACGCCCATCATGATTTAGCGACCCCACACATCAGGCGGCCGCGGGTAGCGCGTCGAACACGTCGCCCAGCTCCTGGATCGCGCCCTTAAGCAAGCCAGTCGCTTGCGCCAACTCTTCGTGGAATACCTTGTTGCCCTCGCGCATGGTGATCTCCATCTGCTTGGCGAACGCCCCGTGCGCCTCAGCCATTACGTCGGTGACACTTTCGAGATAGGTGCCGGCAGACGTTTGCGCCTCACCCAGGCGCTGGCTCGCGACCTGCAAACTGTTGACCAGTTCCGAGGTCATGGAAGCCTCGCGCTTGGCAATCTCCACGGTATCGCGCAGGTCGGTCACCATCGTGGCCAGCGCGTCGCGCACCGCCTTTTGCTCGCCCAGCGCCTGTTGCGTGGCCGCCAGTGCGCTGTTCAGCATGACAGCGGAGGCATTCAGCTTGTCTGTGGTGCTGCCCAACCCGTCGCTGGCCGACTTCATGGTGTCAAGGTTTTCGCTCAGGCGGATGGATGCCCCCTGCAGCCGCTCTGCTCCCAGCCCCATGCGCTCCACATTGGAGTTCGTCGCCGTCTGCAACCGCTCGATAGACTCGCGCATGGCAGCGCTGGCTTGTTGCACCACCTCGGTCAGTCCGGCCACCTGCGCGCCCTGTTTACCCAACAGTTCACTGGTTTGCCCTGCTATCGCCGTCTGACGTGCCGCGTGTGCCTCCTGCGCATTGTGGGCCTGCTGCTGCAGACCATTGACCAACGCACCGGTCGTCTCGCTGAGCTCCTTCAGCATGCCCATCGTCAACTCGGCCGATTCGCTTTGGCCTTTCGCCACGTTGTCCTTGAGTTGGTCAATGAAAAAGCGCATTTGGTCGTTGGCCTCTGCTTGGCGCGTTTGCATCTGCTGCAGGGCTTCGTCCATGCGCTTGGCCATGGCATCCGCCGCGCCCGAGCCTGCTTGCTGGATTTGCCCGGCCAGCCGCTCAAAGCTCTGAGACGCGGTCTGGATGGTGTTGGCCGTTTGCATCAGCATCTCGTTCATGCCACGCATCTGTGAGCCAAACATGCTTTCCATTTGCGCGGTGAAGCCGCCGAGCACGTCGGTGAGCAGCTTATTGACGGCCTCACCCTGGTTGCTGCCCACCGCCTGCACCGCATGTGATATCCGCGCGAGCGGCTCCGTCAAGCCCTCGGTCAGGCTGGTTGCAATGGATTGCCCGAGCTGGGTGCTCGTGGCCGTCATCGTCGCGATCTGCTGCTGCGTCAGCTCGGTCAGCACCTGTTTAAGATCGGTGACCAGTGACTCTTTCATCTGCATCGCTTGTGTGGCCGAGGTTTCAGACGCCTCCACCAGGCGCTGCAGATACTCCTCCCCGACGCCCGTGTCATACAGGCTGTCAATCAACCCGCAGAACGCCTCCAGCTGGGTGTAGCGGCCGTTGACGATGAACTTCTCGATCGTCGTCACCACCATGGCTAGCGCAATCGCAATGCCAGAGATGACAAAGGCGCCGCCCACACTAACAATCAGCGTCTCCAGGCTGCTGCGCACCACCGCCGCGTTGTCCGACACCTTGAAGCCCTGCAGCCCGATGATCAACCCGGAGAAGGTGCCAATGATCCCCAGCCCGGTCAAGATCCCCGGCAAGTGCTTGTAGAACTCGGTGCGCAGCGGCGCCTCTACCAGCGCCTGGTCGGTGAAAAATCCATTGGCCGTTGCCGTGGCGCGCCAACGGCTGACCTGCATCATGCCGTCCGCATCGGCCTGCTTCTGCGGGTGCAGCGTGTCGCGATATTCGTCCCAGCAATGGCGCAGTGTGTCATTGACCATCACCTCGCTGCGCACGCGATCCAGGTCCAACACCGGGCCGGCAGCCTTGAGGGCAGCCAGCCGCTTCAACGCCTGATTGAGATCCCGTCCGGCGCGAACACCTGGGCGGATGAACTGCCAGATGAAGGCGGCAACGGCGAGGATCAGAAGACCGCCAAGGGTCCAGTGAAGGACGGTGGAGGCAAGGGCAAAGGTCTCGGGGGTCATGGCATGGCGGGAATAGGCGGGGAAAACGGGTTAGGTGGTGATAGCAAGGGCCTTTCGGCGGCTGCGCTGTGCGCTGCTTTTTGCGGCAGTCGCCGGTCGGGCGTTCAGCCGGGCAAGCAGGGCTTGAGCGGGCTCGTCGGTTGAGTCCTGGCGGACGAGCTCGCCGCGGAATGCCTTGGCCAACAGGGCGGGCGTGAGTCGAACCGTCTCGGATTGAGCGCGCTGAAGTTGGGCGTCGAGGCGATCCGCGGCATGAAACAACACATCAATGCGTCGAACGATCTCAATCTGCTCGGCGATGTCTGGAACAGGAAGCAATATTTTCCCAAGATCGCTTTGAGCGATTTTCCAAATGCCCGCCGTCGTCCGGGCGACTCGTTCGATCTGGTCTCGGATTCTTTGGCCTTCCCAGATACGTAGCAGAAACGTGGGCAGAAGCTTATCCACCTTAGGTCGAATACGGATCATGGTGTCCGGGAACGCAACTTGCGTTGGGGAGCTTTGGATCAAGCCGCCGCGCCCAACCAAGCTGAGTGACCCGTTTCCACGAGAGACTAAGAAGTCGCCGGCTTTAACCAGAAAGCGTGAGACTTCGAGCCCATGCCAGTCCCCCCGCTTATTCTGGGAAAGGTCGATCCGCCCCGCCTTGAGTGCCGTCAACCGTAATACCGGAACCCCCGTTCCATCGCGCACAGATTTACCATTTCGTAGCGGCTCGGCCAAAAGGTCATCCAATTCGATGCTCGGGAAACCAAGAAACTTGCGACGATAACTCATGGTTTCTGCTCGATTTGCTCGCCACTCCGCAGTCAACTCACCCGAAGTCGCAGCCGCCAACACCGACAGCCGAAAGCGTTTCAGGAGTGCCGACACGCGATCGAGTCGGGCTCGGCAAGCGTCAACCCTCGTGAGCAGGGTGTCGAGCTTGTCGGCGATGCGTTTCTGTTCGGCGCTGGGTGCCAGGATAAATGGTGCGTCATTGCCGGCTTCGGTGCCCAGGCGCGGCATGTTGATGCCATGGCTGACGGCCCCGACATATTCGAGAAAGCTCGGATGCTTCAACCAATAGAAAAGATACCGGCCGTGAGCGGCATGGTTGGCCTTGATGGGAACGATCTCGGTAGTGCAGAAGCCAGGCTGATCCGCAACGATTACCTTGTTGAGGTATGGCCGCAATTTTCCATACAAGACATCGCCCCGCTCAAACCGATTCTTGGTGCTTCTCGACTGACGCTGCCCTAACGTCAAGCGTTGGTGCAATCGCGACGTGCCCTTCTCGATATCTTCAAGTTCAAGAATCCATGCGTCTTTTGGAATCGTGTCAGGCTCGGCTTTCTCGGTCTTTCCATAGGTGACCACGTCACCGAGCTTCAATGACAGCCAGGTCTCTGGAATGTCACTGTTCACGCGGCGACCTCTTCACCCAACTCCGCCAGAATGGCCTCCAGCTCGGCCATCGCCGCCTCCAGCTCACCTAATGCTTCCTGAGCCAGCGCGGCTGGTTCGGGCAGATCGGCGGCATCTTCCGCGTCATCGTCCTTCAGCCATGCAATGTCAAGACTGTCGACGCGCTCGGCGATCCAGTCGCGCGTGAATCGACGGAAGCGTCCCTGCTCGCCGGTGTCCTTGCGCTTCGCCAGCGCTTTGGGGCCGCCGTCCGGATCTTTCCCAAACGCTGCTTCGAACTCGACAAAGTGCTCACGGGTCAACACTGTGCGCTTGCCAAACTGCGGCATGTTGGCGCGCAAGTCATACACCCACACTTCCTTGGTGTTACCCTCATCGGTCTTGCCGCGGGTGAAGAACAGCACGTTAGTTTTCACGCCCTGGGCGTAGAAGATGCCCGTGGGCAGGCGGAGGATGGTGTGCAGGTTGCACTTGGCCATCAGATCCGCGCGAATTTGCTTGCCGACGTTGCCCTCGAACAGCACGTTGTCGGGCAACACCACCGCGGCGCGCCCGCCGGGCTTGAGGCTGCGGTAGATATGCTGCAAAAACGCGAACTGTTTGTTGCTGGTGGGGTAGCTGAAGTCGTCGCGGGTGGGCAGGCCGCCGCCCTTCTTGGTGCCGAAGGGCGGATTGGTCAGAATCAGGTCGGCTCGGGGCAGGCGCTGGCCTTCGCTCGACAGGGTGTTGCCCAGCCAGACAGGGCCCGCGCTGCCGCCCTCGATGTTGTGCAGCATGCAGTTCATCAGGGCCAGGCGCTGGGTGTCGGGCACCAATTCCATGCCTACGAGGGCCTGCTTGCGCTGGAACTCCTGCTCGGCCTCGGTTAGCGCAAACAGCTCGTCGGTGTGTTGCTTGATGTAGCTGTCGGCCTCGATCAGGAAGCCCGCCGTTCCCGCCGCCGGGTCCTGGATGATCTCGCCGGCCTGCGGCTTCATCACCTGCACCATTGCATGGATCAACGGGCGCGGCGTGAAGTATTGGCCGGCCCCGCTCTTGGTTTCGCTGGAGTTCTTCTCCAGCAGGCCCTCATAGAGGTCACCCAGACCGTCCTGGCGGGCGGAATACCAGTCGAGCGCGTCGATGTCGGCCACCAGCTGGGACAAGTGACGCGGCTCCTTGATGTTGGTGCTGGCGTTGGCGTAGATTGACGCCACCAGTGGGTCGCTGGCTTCGCCC encodes:
- a CDS encoding EH signature domain-containing protein; the encoded protein is MRARLLAAAEPKQTFHAQVWGNPRVMTEALRDLKRELGAGDAGPPSEDLLQSSLRRFGSTQQVSSFTELKYVCYGVTVPVGEGQWRVIDRKPLFNKLIGLVVQREAQPKQFRRCYQGLLGGYFGYDRHADTPGSGGANWKSLRSFLDDKLAPMKRAAARRSSIPDWLTTLVAHRNLLTDDPCSRYATGLVKGRSTELKEMCAGLGIASSSWVWDDALMAYVRMVCKDEDRQFQKGFPGVLDLVNGRSDLKLAQALSTRATALTVARYARCADKSEHQDLRDSSLHWIGNPWLKRTAWDAEVKYEPARQMVEGWLKRRLIKDFFELLAQDGGADLRRLNYWLKWEPQITDMWFVLGTDAQRNRSEPFIELRKRMTGRGRVLVDNNSQNNAFVMRIGPLLVIEFGVTGNACYVFAASDFRTNLEAESFSIHALKQRAHATRLPHMSQWESRFDYELKRMLQSVPASKGVLQPAESNPATRHLVSGVLLKETLARQAGGSFTQSHLDLVQQMCSQHGIDLEDHRPRGGALWVVIPDRKKRLAFSALLDRYGFRYTEGKGFWIKTQD
- a CDS encoding flagellar motor protein MotB is translated as MGATRRGREEGEKPFWISFSDLMSALMVLFLVALSVALLAVTKKTSDDEREEKDRGAQISALMTEVKRVADQFDGVRVIDKTIDFGPRGRFEREGQNTLSPPQRNLVREFTPKLLEQLRTTEAGRNWFKRAVVEGYASQTGKYLFNLNLSLERSERVLCELLREPPTGEAALSEADRKLIATRFFVGGASFNSLRSTADDSRRIEFKLEFKTRQERSEELTHPAPAVDEAALAQALDPKERCPIFDR
- the zorA gene encoding anti-phage ZorAB system protein ZorA gives rise to the protein MTPETFALASTVLHWTLGGLLILAVAAFIWQFIRPGVRAGRDLNQALKRLAALKAAGPVLDLDRVRSEVMVNDTLRHCWDEYRDTLHPQKQADADGMMQVSRWRATATANGFFTDQALVEAPLRTEFYKHLPGILTGLGIIGTFSGLIIGLQGFKVSDNAAVVRSSLETLIVSVGGAFVISGIAIALAMVVTTIEKFIVNGRYTQLEAFCGLIDSLYDTGVGEEYLQRLVEASETSATQAMQMKESLVTDLKQVLTELTQQQIATMTATSTQLGQSIATSLTEGLTEPLARISHAVQAVGSNQGEAVNKLLTDVLGGFTAQMESMFGSQMRGMNEMLMQTANTIQTASQSFERLAGQIQQAGSGAADAMAKRMDEALQQMQTRQAEANDQMRFFIDQLKDNVAKGQSESAELTMGMLKELSETTGALVNGLQQQAHNAQEAHAARQTAIAGQTSELLGKQGAQVAGLTEVVQQASAAMRESIERLQTATNSNVERMGLGAERLQGASIRLSENLDTMKSASDGLGSTTDKLNASAVMLNSALAATQQALGEQKAVRDALATMVTDLRDTVEIAKREASMTSELVNSLQVASQRLGEAQTSAGTYLESVTDVMAEAHGAFAKQMEITMREGNKVFHEELAQATGLLKGAIQELGDVFDALPAAA
- a CDS encoding restriction endonuclease subunit S yields the protein MNSDIPETWLSLKLGDVVTYGKTEKAEPDTIPKDAWILELEDIEKGTSRLHQRLTLGQRQSRSTKNRFERGDVLYGKLRPYLNKVIVADQPGFCTTEIVPIKANHAAHGRYLFYWLKHPSFLEYVGAVSHGINMPRLGTEAGNDAPFILAPSAEQKRIADKLDTLLTRVDACRARLDRVSALLKRFRLSVLAAATSGELTAEWRANRAETMSYRRKFLGFPSIELDDLLAEPLRNGKSVRDGTGVPVLRLTALKAGRIDLSQNKRGDWHGLEVSRFLVKAGDFLVSRGNGSLSLVGRGGLIQSSPTQVAFPDTMIRIRPKVDKLLPTFLLRIWEGQRIRDQIERVARTTAGIWKIAQSDLGKILLPVPDIAEQIEIVRRIDVLFHAADRLDAQLQRAQSETVRLTPALLAKAFRGELVRQDSTDEPAQALLARLNARPATAAKSSAQRSRRKALAITT
- a CDS encoding N-6 DNA methylase, coding for MSTHNIVQKLWSLCNILKDDGITYHQYVTELTLLLFLKMAKETETEHRLPKGSRWSNLETLNGIQQHNYYRKMLLALGEASDPLVASIYANASTNIKEPRHLSQLVADIDALDWYSARQDGLGDLYEGLLEKNSSETKSGAGQYFTPRPLIHAMVQVMKPQAGEIIQDPAAGTAGFLIEADSYIKQHTDELFALTEAEQEFQRKQALVGMELVPDTQRLALMNCMLHNIEGGSAGPVWLGNTLSSEGQRLPRADLILTNPPFGTKKGGGLPTRDDFSYPTSNKQFAFLQHIYRSLKPGGRAAVVLPDNVLFEGNVGKQIRADLMAKCNLHTILRLPTGIFYAQGVKTNVLFFTRGKTDEGNTKEVWVYDLRANMPQFGKRTVLTREHFVEFEAAFGKDPDGGPKALAKRKDTGEQGRFRRFTRDWIAERVDSLDIAWLKDDDAEDAADLPEPAALAQEALGELEAAMAELEAILAELGEEVAA